In one window of Synechococcus sp. M16CYN DNA:
- a CDS encoding ABC transporter ATP-binding protein — protein sequence MVQPTRSEVLGTSSSLSRLLRHLAPKRRLVWAAVSCSLLNKLFDLAPPTLIGLAVDVVVRREYSWLAGYGIQPVTQQLWVLALLTFLIWAAESLFEYLYDVLWRNLAQSVQHNLRLEAYAHLQQLELTFFEHDSSGRLLSVLNDDINQLERFLDHGANQVLQLITTVLVVGIGMAMVAPEVALFAFLPIPVILWCSLRFQRKLAPRYREVRTRAGDLSARLANNLGGMLTIKSFTAEAIELRRLGIESRAYQDSNARTIRLSAAFIPLIRFAILFAFLAILLIGGFQAVAGQLAVGTYSTLVFITQRLLWPLTTLGRILDEYQRSMASTQRVLDLIDTPINIHGGLVPLPIASVRGSFCFENVKFAYTGRDTLLRDFNLTVTAGTTLGIVGSTGSGKSTLVKLLLRLYEHSAGRILLDGHPIETLCLEDLRRSIALVSQDVYLFHGTIAENIAYGIAQSKREDIERAARLAEATGFIDKLPEGYDTLVGERGQRLSGGQRQRIALARAILKDAPILVLDEATAAVDNDTEAAIQRSLEQITRGRTTLVIAHRLSTVRNADRIVVMDKGRIVEQGCHNDLIALGGIYRNLWQVQAGEESVTSK from the coding sequence GTGGTACAGCCAACCCGCAGCGAAGTTTTGGGTACTTCATCTTCCCTGAGTCGTCTGCTTCGTCACTTGGCGCCTAAACGCCGGTTAGTTTGGGCCGCCGTAAGCTGCTCGCTACTAAACAAGCTGTTCGATCTAGCTCCGCCTACTCTGATTGGTTTGGCTGTCGATGTAGTGGTTCGTCGTGAATATTCTTGGTTGGCTGGATATGGCATTCAGCCAGTGACACAACAGCTTTGGGTGCTAGCCCTGCTTACTTTCTTAATTTGGGCAGCAGAGTCGTTATTTGAATACCTCTACGACGTGCTTTGGCGTAACCTGGCACAAAGCGTGCAACATAACCTGCGCCTTGAAGCTTATGCCCATTTACAACAACTAGAGCTTACATTCTTCGAGCATGACAGCAGCGGTCGTCTCCTCTCGGTACTCAATGACGATATCAACCAGCTGGAACGCTTCCTTGACCATGGAGCCAACCAGGTTCTGCAGCTGATAACCACGGTGCTTGTTGTGGGCATTGGCATGGCGATGGTGGCTCCCGAGGTTGCCTTGTTCGCTTTTTTGCCCATTCCTGTGATTCTCTGGTGTTCGCTGCGGTTTCAAAGAAAGCTCGCACCCCGCTACCGTGAAGTGCGGACCCGTGCCGGTGATCTGTCAGCTCGATTAGCAAATAACTTAGGCGGTATGTTAACGATTAAAAGCTTCACAGCAGAAGCGATTGAACTTAGACGACTGGGCATAGAAAGTAGGGCTTATCAGGATAGCAATGCCCGTACGATTCGTTTATCAGCTGCCTTTATTCCGTTAATTCGCTTTGCTATTCTCTTCGCATTTCTTGCAATCCTTTTAATAGGAGGCTTTCAAGCTGTAGCTGGCCAGCTAGCCGTCGGGACTTACAGCACGCTGGTGTTCATCACACAGCGCTTGCTTTGGCCGCTCACAACCCTAGGACGCATTCTTGATGAATACCAACGTTCAATGGCATCAACCCAGCGTGTACTTGATCTAATCGACACTCCGATCAACATTCATGGGGGCTTGGTTCCATTACCAATCGCCAGTGTGCGAGGTAGTTTTTGTTTTGAAAATGTAAAATTTGCTTATACCGGACGTGATACTCTACTCCGTGATTTCAATCTGACAGTTACGGCCGGGACCACTCTGGGCATTGTTGGTTCTACAGGGTCAGGCAAAAGCACATTGGTAAAACTGCTGCTCCGTCTTTATGAACATTCTGCCGGAAGAATCCTGTTGGATGGTCATCCAATCGAAACATTGTGCCTAGAAGATCTACGCCGTTCGATTGCTTTAGTAAGCCAAGACGTTTATCTTTTCCACGGCACAATTGCGGAGAACATCGCTTACGGTATAGCTCAATCAAAACGGGAAGATATCGAGCGAGCTGCACGCTTGGCAGAAGCAACAGGGTTTATCGATAAGCTCCCAGAGGGTTACGACACACTGGTAGGGGAACGTGGCCAGCGTCTATCCGGTGGTCAGCGTCAGCGAATCGCCCTAGCGCGAGCAATTCTCAAGGATGCTCCAATTTTAGTGCTTGATGAGGCCACTGCGGCCGTAGATAATGATACTGAGGCTGCTATCCAACGCTCTTTAGAGCAAATCACCCGAGGCCGCACTACGCTGGTAATCGCTCATCGTTTGAGCACGGTGCGTAATGCTGATCGGATTGTGGTAATGGATAAAGGACGAATTGTCGAGCAGGGTTGTCACAATGATTTAATTGCTCTTGGTGGGATTTATCGAAATCTTTGGCAAGTCCAAGCTGGTGAGGAATCTGTGACCTCTAAATAG
- a CDS encoding DEAD/DEAH box helicase produces the protein MTEQQQHQQQHKESSCVVNFSTSALPKEKKEGEVFAKMVEVTQQSESGFRGFGFSDSLLKTLADKGYSEPSPIQKAAFPELMSGRDLVGQAQTGTGKTAAFAIPLLERLKTGQKIPQVLVLAPTRELAMQVADSFKAYAAGNPRLKVTAIYGGTDFRSQISAFRRGVDVVVGTPGRVMDHMRQGTIDTSGLTSLVLDEADEMLRMGFIDDVEWILEKLPEERQVILFSATMPQEIRRISKRYLNNPVEVTIQTKDRESKRIRQRAIVVPISHKLEALQRVLDVYGGEGVIIFARTKAITLTVFETLEAGGHQVAVLNGDVPQNQRERTVERLRSGFVNILVATDVAARGLDVERIGLVVNYDMPFDSEAYVHRIGRTGRAGRTGEAVVFVTPREKRFIRNLERATSQLIELVEVPDNKVINQERLDRLRKQLGEAAKTERFHANEDVLLRKLMQEVAMEFELTSEQIALAALELAVGPNPLLRQDDDDWIQNTQRIDRHRKERSERRERHNGRPARFPDENMQRYRVAVGHRDRVKPGNLVGAITGETGLQGGMIGRIQIFDNYSLVDLPAGMPEDVFNSLRSLRVMNRELQIAIDS, from the coding sequence ATGACTGAGCAGCAGCAACATCAGCAACAGCACAAAGAATCCTCGTGCGTAGTTAATTTTTCCACTTCTGCATTACCAAAGGAAAAAAAAGAAGGCGAGGTGTTCGCCAAGATGGTTGAAGTCACTCAACAATCTGAATCCGGTTTTCGGGGATTTGGTTTCAGCGACTCTTTACTCAAAACACTTGCTGATAAGGGATACAGCGAACCCTCCCCCATTCAAAAAGCAGCATTTCCAGAATTGATGTCAGGCCGCGACCTAGTAGGTCAGGCCCAGACTGGTACAGGTAAGACGGCGGCCTTTGCAATCCCCCTGCTCGAGCGACTGAAGACCGGTCAGAAAATTCCTCAGGTTTTGGTACTGGCTCCGACCCGAGAGTTAGCTATGCAGGTAGCCGATTCATTTAAGGCCTACGCCGCCGGCAATCCTCGTTTGAAAGTCACTGCGATCTATGGCGGAACTGATTTTCGCTCTCAGATCAGTGCTTTTCGTCGAGGCGTTGATGTGGTGGTTGGAACACCTGGGCGTGTGATGGATCATATGAGACAGGGCACAATCGACACCTCCGGTCTCACTAGCCTTGTGCTTGATGAAGCCGATGAGATGTTGCGAATGGGTTTTATCGACGATGTGGAGTGGATCCTTGAGAAGTTGCCTGAGGAAAGACAGGTAATTCTTTTCTCGGCCACGATGCCGCAAGAGATTCGTCGCATATCAAAGCGTTATCTCAATAATCCAGTAGAAGTCACAATTCAAACCAAAGATCGGGAAAGCAAGCGCATCCGGCAGCGAGCAATCGTAGTGCCAATCAGTCACAAGCTTGAAGCTCTACAAAGGGTTTTGGATGTCTACGGTGGCGAAGGGGTGATTATTTTTGCCCGCACCAAAGCCATCACGTTGACGGTGTTTGAAACGCTAGAAGCCGGTGGTCATCAGGTGGCTGTTTTGAATGGTGATGTGCCCCAAAATCAGAGAGAGCGGACTGTTGAACGCCTGCGCAGCGGATTTGTCAACATCTTAGTGGCCACCGACGTAGCAGCCCGTGGTTTGGATGTTGAGCGTATTGGACTGGTGGTCAACTACGACATGCCATTCGATAGCGAGGCTTACGTCCACCGTATCGGGCGCACCGGCCGGGCCGGACGTACCGGTGAGGCCGTTGTCTTTGTAACTCCTCGAGAAAAACGTTTTATCCGCAATCTAGAACGGGCGACTAGTCAGCTAATCGAATTGGTGGAGGTGCCAGATAACAAAGTGATTAATCAAGAACGTTTGGATCGATTACGTAAACAGCTTGGTGAGGCTGCCAAGACTGAACGTTTTCATGCGAATGAAGATGTGCTACTGAGGAAGCTGATGCAGGAGGTGGCTATGGAATTTGAGCTCACCTCCGAGCAGATAGCGCTAGCGGCCTTAGAGTTAGCCGTCGGTCCTAATCCGCTGTTGCGTCAGGACGATGACGATTGGATTCAGAACACCCAACGTATTGATCGCCATAGGAAGGAGCGCAGTGAACGCCGAGAGCGTCACAACGGCCGTCCAGCCCGTTTTCCTGACGAAAATATGCAGCGGTATCGCGTTGCAGTTGGTCATCGTGACCGGGTGAAACCTGGCAATCTTGTTGGCGCTATTACCGGCGAGACCGGTTTGCAGGGAGGGATGATTGGCCGAATCCAAATCTTTGATAATTACAGCCTTGTCGATTTACCTGCTGGTATGCCTGAAGACGTTTTCAACAGTTTGCGCAGTCTCCGTGTGATGAATCGCGAACTGCAAATTGCCATAGATTCCTGA
- a CDS encoding UvrD-helicase domain-containing protein — translation MVQPFNANTYPLKPGVRLLEASAGTGKTFVLAHLALRLITEASHPPEALLVVTYTEAAAKELRSRIGRRLQQGLLGLEQLENEEYPQAPDPVLAEWWAQCTDPLERRQWIRQLLVALERLEGVDIVTIHAFCRRSLQRLILDNGAAIEPQLEGNAAALRAEVVQDLWQQELLSLPEKQLRGLRLRGLSPRSLCDALARLEEDPHPQLAGDPIRFDFQSPLHDQLRICTKGLWQEFQVLWKQDCETLESGFRFAAELWKAQGYRFTAPYSAQPRTDRCAMINRWVATQDGVPSLAAIAAIEKPLKEYFHPGSWSRVARKCGEKNPSLVAPALQTAIAALWDEPLEQVWRYLLERGLKELDDRRRSRGTITFAGFLAAMDPGEDEADWLIPLQERYRAVMVDEFQDTDPVQWRLLRRTFGDRSRHLLLMVGDPKQAIYRFRGGDLGTYFSARAQVDRIDYLLDNFRTTPLLMEGLNKLMEPGMARSGLEIPAVEARSEVPAPKWGAPLQLLEFKTDSITSRAYLEEVLPKHVAAVVFELLQNREGFDPADLCILVSRHQQALDLRRALSACGIPTRLVTQCDVFESEAALVIQRLLDALVDPSDARLLRLFACSWLLDWSLDSMDEEEKLNQLAEQLRLWGSAMPKLGLMGCLSKFLKEEQVANLSEQGRMLADLQQVGRLVQDTMYRHGLDVATAADWLRRERLHPTTPVPEMRQPHSDQADCAVAVVTVHHSKGLEYPVVICPYLWQAPRQEIGPLWRQVGEGNWLIAVDPHWGAGHRAKQQAFDAAMAEAERLAYVAATRARSQLLLVWARSTDQEGAPLPSWLFGAEAVDDAVETFTRERLFRVLAERNVSILHRPLPDPLADDQRWHPPQCNDDPLALGATPGKIDQSWGRASYSAWVAASTGFVLHGQGRDPDLTDKRGSSTEADLWPEKGPLSDFPRGAVAGDCLHRILEQIPFEVGDKSEAEDIRVAIIDTELKRAGLDSDLRAIVMEGLDLVLTTQLGGPLAQLQLKQLGFQQRHHELNFDLPVDHIRTSDLVKAFRCEPNARFGGVYIDRLATLAIDSRGFLTGSIDLVFCDLKQSCWWVLDWKSNWIGERGSEEGTNLCGPRHYHQEAMQQQMIRHHYPLQAHIYLLALHRHLSWRLPAYKPEHHLGGYVYVFLRGMPGITAKSSDQLQTMVGPGRIVEPAPLQRILALDRALSRVS, via the coding sequence ATGGTCCAACCCTTCAACGCTAATACATATCCGCTGAAACCTGGAGTTCGGTTGCTGGAAGCAAGTGCTGGTACGGGAAAAACATTTGTGTTAGCCCACCTCGCGCTGCGGCTAATCACTGAGGCCAGCCATCCTCCCGAAGCTTTGCTCGTGGTGACTTACACCGAGGCAGCTGCAAAAGAATTGCGCTCTCGTATTGGTCGACGGTTGCAGCAGGGGCTGCTTGGGTTGGAGCAGTTGGAGAATGAAGAATATCCGCAGGCACCAGACCCCGTTTTGGCTGAATGGTGGGCGCAGTGCACGGATCCTCTAGAACGCCGTCAATGGATCCGTCAGTTGTTGGTGGCTCTTGAGCGACTAGAAGGTGTTGACATCGTCACGATCCATGCGTTTTGCCGCCGCAGCCTACAGCGGCTGATTCTCGATAACGGAGCAGCGATAGAACCTCAACTAGAGGGTAACGCTGCGGCGCTTCGGGCTGAGGTGGTGCAAGACCTTTGGCAGCAAGAATTGTTGTCGCTCCCAGAGAAGCAACTCCGAGGTTTACGACTGCGCGGGTTGTCGCCAAGAAGCTTATGTGATGCTCTCGCTCGACTGGAAGAAGATCCCCATCCACAATTGGCTGGTGATCCAATCCGGTTCGATTTCCAGTCACCTTTGCACGATCAGTTACGAATCTGTACAAAGGGGCTCTGGCAAGAGTTCCAAGTTCTCTGGAAACAGGATTGCGAGACCCTCGAGAGTGGATTTCGCTTTGCAGCTGAGCTATGGAAAGCTCAAGGCTATCGCTTCACGGCGCCCTACAGCGCACAGCCACGAACTGATCGCTGTGCCATGATCAACCGATGGGTTGCAACACAAGATGGTGTGCCCTCTCTGGCAGCGATCGCAGCTATTGAGAAGCCTTTGAAGGAGTATTTCCATCCCGGTAGTTGGTCTCGGGTGGCTCGCAAGTGCGGTGAAAAGAATCCCAGTCTTGTGGCTCCGGCCTTGCAAACCGCTATAGCTGCACTCTGGGATGAACCATTAGAGCAGGTTTGGCGATATTTACTGGAGCGCGGTTTGAAAGAACTTGACGATAGGCGTCGCTCTCGCGGAACGATTACTTTCGCTGGGTTCTTGGCAGCAATGGATCCAGGTGAAGACGAGGCTGACTGGCTTATTCCCTTGCAAGAGCGTTATCGCGCCGTAATGGTAGATGAATTTCAAGATACGGATCCAGTGCAATGGCGTTTGCTGCGGCGGACTTTTGGAGATCGTTCGCGCCACCTCCTACTAATGGTTGGGGATCCAAAGCAAGCAATTTATCGCTTTCGAGGAGGCGATCTCGGCACCTATTTCAGTGCTCGGGCACAGGTCGATCGCATCGATTATTTGCTTGATAATTTCCGTACAACTCCTCTTCTCATGGAAGGGTTGAACAAATTGATGGAGCCAGGAATGGCTCGGTCCGGGTTGGAGATTCCTGCAGTCGAGGCTCGCAGCGAAGTGCCAGCCCCCAAGTGGGGGGCTCCGCTCCAGCTACTGGAGTTTAAAACTGATTCCATAACATCACGAGCCTATTTAGAGGAGGTATTGCCCAAGCATGTTGCAGCTGTGGTGTTCGAGCTGCTACAAAATCGTGAAGGGTTTGATCCTGCTGACCTTTGTATTTTGGTGAGTCGCCACCAACAAGCGCTTGATCTGCGCCGAGCCCTTAGTGCTTGTGGCATTCCCACCCGGTTGGTTACCCAGTGTGATGTATTTGAGAGTGAAGCTGCTCTTGTTATCCAGCGTTTGTTGGATGCCCTAGTAGATCCCAGTGATGCTCGCCTACTGAGGTTATTCGCTTGCTCATGGCTTCTTGATTGGTCGTTGGACTCCATGGACGAAGAAGAGAAATTAAATCAACTTGCGGAGCAATTACGGCTCTGGGGGAGCGCCATGCCCAAGCTGGGCTTAATGGGTTGCCTATCCAAATTCTTGAAAGAAGAACAGGTTGCCAATTTGTCTGAACAGGGCCGGATGCTAGCCGATCTGCAGCAGGTGGGTCGGCTGGTGCAGGACACCATGTATCGCCACGGATTAGATGTTGCCACAGCAGCGGATTGGTTGCGGCGGGAACGCCTGCATCCCACCACACCAGTGCCGGAGATGCGTCAACCACATAGTGATCAAGCTGATTGTGCTGTAGCTGTGGTTACTGTTCATCACAGCAAGGGGCTTGAATATCCTGTTGTAATATGTCCCTACCTCTGGCAGGCACCACGCCAAGAGATTGGTCCGCTTTGGCGACAAGTTGGAGAAGGAAATTGGCTGATTGCGGTTGATCCCCATTGGGGCGCTGGGCATCGCGCTAAACAACAGGCGTTCGATGCTGCTATGGCCGAAGCGGAACGTCTAGCTTACGTCGCGGCCACCCGCGCCCGCTCTCAGCTGCTCTTGGTGTGGGCACGTTCCACGGACCAGGAGGGAGCGCCATTACCTAGTTGGCTTTTTGGTGCAGAGGCCGTGGATGACGCAGTTGAGACATTTACCAGAGAGCGCCTCTTCAGGGTTCTTGCGGAGCGGAATGTATCAATCCTGCACCGTCCCCTACCTGATCCTCTCGCTGATGACCAGCGTTGGCATCCACCACAGTGTAATGATGACCCTCTCGCTCTTGGTGCGACCCCTGGAAAAATTGACCAGAGCTGGGGACGGGCGAGTTACTCAGCTTGGGTCGCAGCATCTACTGGCTTTGTACTACATGGGCAAGGCCGAGATCCCGATCTTACCGATAAGAGGGGCAGTAGCACTGAAGCAGATCTCTGGCCCGAGAAAGGTCCTCTCTCTGACTTTCCCCGTGGCGCTGTGGCTGGTGATTGCCTCCATCGCATCCTCGAGCAAATCCCTTTTGAAGTTGGTGACAAATCTGAAGCGGAAGACATACGGGTAGCAATAATCGATACCGAGCTAAAGCGCGCTGGTCTGGATAGTGATCTACGGGCGATAGTGATGGAAGGGCTTGATCTTGTGTTGACTACACAACTAGGAGGTCCGCTAGCACAGTTACAGCTAAAACAGCTGGGCTTTCAGCAACGCCATCATGAACTGAACTTTGATCTTCCGGTAGATCACATACGCACTAGTGACTTAGTGAAAGCTTTTCGGTGTGAGCCTAATGCCCGTTTCGGGGGCGTATACATCGATCGGCTCGCCACGCTAGCAATAGATAGTCGAGGCTTTCTTACTGGTTCGATTGATCTGGTGTTTTGTGACCTCAAACAGTCATGTTGGTGGGTTTTGGATTGGAAGAGCAACTGGATCGGTGAACGAGGCTCGGAAGAAGGTACCAACCTATGTGGACCTCGTCACTATCACCAAGAAGCGATGCAGCAACAAATGATCCGTCACCACTACCCGCTACAGGCCCATATTTACCTATTAGCCTTGCACCGCCATCTGAGTTGGCGTTTGCCGGCTTACAAACCTGAACATCATTTAGGTGGTTATGTCTATGTTTTCCTGCGAGGTATGCCGGGGATCACAGCCAAGTCTTCGGATCAACTCCAGACGATGGTAGGGCCTGGACGAATTGTTGAACCGGCTCCTCTGCAACGTATCTTAGCCCTCGACCGTGCTTTGTCTCGGGTCAGTTAA
- a CDS encoding RNA-binding protein → MTIYIGNLSFQAEQEHLFDLFAEYGEVKNCSLPLDRETGRKRGFAFVEMVNDAEEQKAIDDLQDVEWMGRMIRVSKATPRERSGDSRGGGGYRG, encoded by the coding sequence ATGACCATCTACATCGGCAATCTTTCCTTCCAAGCAGAACAAGAGCATCTCTTTGATTTATTCGCTGAATACGGTGAAGTCAAAAACTGCAGCCTCCCTCTTGATCGTGAGACCGGTCGTAAGCGCGGCTTTGCTTTCGTAGAAATGGTGAACGATGCTGAAGAGCAGAAGGCCATAGATGACCTTCAAGACGTCGAATGGATGGGACGCATGATTCGCGTGAGTAAAGCCACCCCAAGAGAACGCTCTGGCGATTCACGTGGTGGCGGTGGATACCGCGGTTAG
- a CDS encoding AAA family ATPase, with product MNGSDWPASFAFGLHAALLRRIPPQQNSRELEQLIIALTEALEQGELTILLTPEQAQLVKESGWLESEASPLLLQGNQLGWRRWLQAMDDVVHTLVERAMVPVLAPTQTKVPEPSQNLNREQRAAVMVLDQASVVLLSGGPGTGKTSIVVEILHRARLRDPGLRVGLAAPTGKAARRLGDAVRPRLEGLPCNTLHRWLEAGPHGFGRHSERPLDLDLLVIDEMSMLDLTLMQALLEAIPLRCRLVLVGDPAQLPPVRTGAVWHRLQQSDTRSRFGASAVHLTKMYRNRGAIARLANQLRDGKMTGFQRELSELSSDANVRLHCCNPLRLPTLLCDHWAEHHNVLLHLSRGLQHCAEETLSQKAEPLLKALETHLVLCPHRRGPWSLNDVHRSLLGETVLESPLHWPSCFPVICGANQPELGLANGDLGITIGSGNQGRLLFRALADDGQIHVKRFHPARLRQLEPAVALTIHRAQGSEADIVFVLWPQPLSSANRNDHDRRLLYTAITRARIRLELVSVP from the coding sequence ATGAACGGTTCTGATTGGCCCGCATCCTTCGCCTTTGGTTTGCATGCTGCGTTACTACGCCGAATACCGCCACAGCAAAACAGTCGCGAACTGGAACAGCTCATCATTGCTTTAACTGAGGCACTTGAGCAAGGTGAATTAACTATATTGCTGACTCCCGAGCAGGCACAGCTTGTCAAAGAGAGCGGCTGGCTAGAGAGCGAGGCTTCGCCCCTATTACTACAAGGAAATCAACTGGGGTGGCGTCGTTGGTTGCAAGCAATGGATGACGTTGTACATACCCTTGTAGAGCGGGCCATGGTTCCAGTATTAGCCCCGACACAAACTAAAGTTCCCGAGCCATCGCAGAATTTAAATCGCGAGCAGCGTGCGGCAGTGATGGTCTTGGACCAAGCATCGGTTGTGCTGCTCAGCGGTGGTCCGGGCACTGGGAAAACGAGCATCGTAGTGGAGATTCTGCATCGAGCACGGCTACGGGATCCGGGGCTGCGCGTTGGGCTGGCTGCACCCACTGGGAAGGCTGCCCGAAGATTAGGTGATGCGGTGCGTCCTCGTTTAGAAGGGTTGCCTTGCAACACGTTGCACCGTTGGCTTGAGGCCGGTCCCCATGGGTTTGGCCGCCACAGTGAGCGACCGCTAGACCTAGATCTACTGGTAATCGATGAGATGTCGATGTTGGACTTGACTCTCATGCAAGCTCTACTGGAAGCGATACCGCTTCGATGTCGTCTTGTGCTTGTCGGGGATCCAGCTCAGCTACCCCCAGTTAGAACTGGTGCCGTGTGGCACCGGTTACAGCAAAGTGATACTAGGAGCCGCTTTGGAGCAAGTGCTGTTCATCTGACGAAAATGTATCGCAACCGCGGCGCTATAGCTCGGTTAGCGAACCAATTGAGGGATGGGAAGATGACGGGGTTTCAGAGGGAACTTTCAGAACTGTCATCTGACGCGAACGTACGACTCCATTGCTGCAATCCGTTACGACTTCCAACGTTGTTGTGCGATCATTGGGCAGAACATCACAATGTCCTCCTCCACCTGTCGCGGGGTCTACAACATTGTGCTGAGGAAACGTTAAGCCAGAAGGCAGAACCTCTATTGAAGGCTCTTGAAACACATTTGGTGTTATGTCCCCATCGGCGTGGTCCTTGGAGCCTTAATGATGTGCATCGCTCTCTACTTGGGGAGACTGTACTCGAGAGTCCGCTACATTGGCCTAGTTGTTTTCCGGTTATTTGTGGTGCAAACCAGCCTGAACTAGGTTTAGCGAACGGTGATTTGGGGATAACAATCGGATCTGGAAATCAAGGACGCTTACTGTTTCGGGCATTAGCAGACGATGGCCAGATTCACGTGAAACGTTTTCATCCGGCGCGGTTGCGCCAATTGGAACCAGCCGTAGCCCTAACTATTCATCGGGCGCAGGGTAGCGAAGCCGATATCGTGTTTGTGCTTTGGCCACAACCACTCAGTTCTGCTAATAGAAACGACCACGACCGTCGCCTCTTATATACAGCAATCACACGTGCGCGTATCAGACTTGAACTGGTAAGCGTACCGTGA